A single genomic interval of Chlorogloeopsis sp. ULAP01 harbors:
- a CDS encoding exopolysaccharide biosynthesis protein, whose product MARLSSELQRFFFEEEPPSQVNLADFLLLAKERIFGFLFVILSLPSALPVPAPGYSVPFGILIFLLAIQLIVGSKTPWLPQRMLNHPIKLETVQKVLKGGIPWLRRIEAIARPRLAYICTTLPGRVTLGSAISLMAISMMIPIPGTNTLPAMGIFVTGFGLMEDDGAISLGGLVLCVMGGILTTSILIALMWGGSSLLDIIKTWLGR is encoded by the coding sequence ATGGCTAGACTTTCAAGCGAATTGCAACGCTTTTTTTTTGAAGAAGAACCACCATCTCAAGTGAATTTGGCAGACTTTCTGCTGTTGGCAAAGGAACGAATTTTTGGATTTTTATTTGTGATTCTGTCTTTGCCTTCAGCTTTACCTGTACCTGCACCCGGTTACTCAGTTCCTTTTGGTATTCTGATTTTTTTACTAGCCATACAGCTAATTGTGGGTTCTAAAACCCCTTGGCTACCACAAAGGATGTTAAATCATCCCATCAAACTAGAAACCGTTCAAAAGGTTTTGAAAGGCGGTATTCCTTGGTTGCGAAGAATAGAAGCGATCGCTCGTCCTCGTCTGGCATACATTTGCACTACTTTGCCAGGTAGAGTGACCTTAGGTAGTGCGATTTCTTTGATGGCAATTTCGATGATGATTCCGATTCCGGGTACAAACACTTTACCTGCTATGGGTATTTTTGTGACAGGCTTTGGCTTAATGGAGGATGATGGTGCAATTAGCTTAGGGGGTTTAGTTCTTTGTGTGATGGGAGGTATTCTGACTACTTCGATTCTAATTGCGTTGATGTGGGGTGGTTCTAGCTTGCTTGATATCATCAAAACTTGGCTAGGTCGTTAA
- a CDS encoding ABC transporter permease, with translation MQKYLRVIRLFWSTAIAAEMEYRINFLLAALSSLGNLAGSLFGLFLFYGQGYTFAGWTWEAALLVLGIFTLLQGFSATFLAPNLNRIVRHVQEGTLDFVLLKPIPSQFWLSTHTLSPWGMPDLVFGSILIGYAGKRLGLEMNDYLLSVIPLFFGLIILYSLWFMLGATSIWFVKIYNVTEVLRGLLEAGRYPMVAYPAAYRFFFTFIIPVAFLTTIPAEAMLGRSEITWISSAAVLALILFFASTRFWRFALRFYTSASS, from the coding sequence ATGCAAAAATATTTAAGAGTAATTCGATTATTTTGGAGTACTGCCATAGCAGCTGAGATGGAGTATCGAATCAACTTTCTTTTAGCAGCTCTCAGTAGCTTAGGTAATCTAGCAGGTAGTTTGTTCGGATTATTCTTGTTTTATGGTCAAGGTTATACCTTTGCTGGCTGGACATGGGAAGCAGCTTTGCTTGTTCTAGGAATTTTTACATTGTTGCAAGGTTTTTCTGCAACTTTTCTCGCCCCTAATCTAAATCGCATCGTTCGCCATGTTCAAGAAGGTACTCTCGATTTTGTCCTATTAAAACCTATACCCAGTCAATTTTGGCTTTCCACCCATACCCTCTCTCCATGGGGAATGCCAGATCTAGTCTTTGGCAGCATACTCATCGGCTATGCAGGTAAACGCCTCGGTTTAGAAATGAATGACTATTTACTCAGTGTTATTCCCTTATTTTTTGGCTTGATAATTCTTTACAGTCTTTGGTTCATGCTAGGGGCGACTAGCATCTGGTTTGTCAAAATATACAACGTTACTGAAGTGCTGCGGGGATTACTGGAAGCTGGAAGGTATCCCATGGTGGCTTATCCTGCTGCATACAGATTTTTCTTTACTTTTATAATTCCTGTAGCTTTTTTAACAACAATACCAGCAGAAGCAATGTTGGGTAGAAGTGAAATTACTTGGATAAGCAGTGCAGCAGTTTTGGCATTAATATTATTTTTTGCTTCTACTCGGTTTTGGCGATTTGCCTTGCGGTTTTATACCAGTGCTTCGAGTTAG
- a CDS encoding DUF2330 domain-containing protein has product MKPLKFLISLLLIFVVVFCFAPTAWAFCGFYVAKADTKLYNKASQVVIARSGDSTVLTMANDYQGDVKDFAVVVPVPTVLQKEQVRVANPNIIERLDTFSAPRLVEYFDSDPCATPYPSTLNQSAAAPSAATEEARARKASSDLGVTVEARFNVGEYDIVILSAKESGGLETWLVRNGYKIPRGAKQLLKPYIRQNMKFFVAKVNLDKFEETGYQNLRPLQISYKSSRFMLPIRLGMINSTSEQDLIVYILSPQGQTELTNYRTVKIPSDTNIPLFVKSEFGGFYKSMFKAAYIREDRKVAFLEYAWDMGSCDPCSAEPLNREELKQAGVFWLDSPPDIYQSAPFRGSIIPSSNVFITRLHVRYTRDKFPEDLMFQATSNRENFQWRYILQHPFTGEVKCQAGREYKRSLAKRFEQEAQTLAKLTNWKIQDIRRRMKLEGQVSTSSINSWWQMVLSWLGL; this is encoded by the coding sequence ATGAAACCTTTAAAATTCCTAATTTCATTACTGCTGATATTTGTAGTTGTTTTTTGCTTTGCACCTACAGCTTGGGCATTTTGCGGTTTTTATGTTGCCAAAGCTGATACAAAACTATACAACAAAGCTTCGCAGGTAGTAATTGCACGTAGTGGGGATAGCACTGTCCTAACGATGGCAAATGATTACCAAGGTGATGTTAAAGATTTTGCGGTTGTCGTACCTGTACCCACTGTGCTGCAAAAAGAGCAAGTTCGTGTTGCCAACCCCAATATCATTGAGCGTTTAGATACTTTTAGCGCACCACGGTTGGTAGAATATTTCGACTCCGATCCTTGCGCCACACCCTACCCATCTACGCTAAATCAATCTGCTGCTGCACCATCAGCAGCAACAGAAGAAGCAAGGGCGAGAAAAGCCAGTAGTGATTTGGGCGTAACTGTCGAAGCACGTTTCAATGTGGGTGAATATGACATTGTAATTTTGAGTGCAAAAGAATCTGGCGGGCTGGAAACTTGGCTTGTTCGTAATGGTTACAAAATTCCCAGAGGAGCAAAACAATTACTGAAGCCTTATATCCGGCAAAATATGAAATTCTTCGTTGCTAAAGTCAACCTAGATAAATTCGAGGAGACTGGCTATCAGAACTTGCGTCCACTGCAAATTTCTTACAAGTCTTCTAGATTCATGCTACCGATTCGTTTGGGCATGATAAATTCCACATCGGAACAAGATTTGATTGTCTACATTCTCTCACCGCAAGGACAAACAGAGCTAACTAACTACCGCACAGTAAAAATTCCTTCTGATACCAATATTCCTCTATTTGTCAAAAGTGAATTTGGCGGATTTTATAAATCTATGTTTAAAGCAGCATACATCAGAGAAGACCGGAAAGTGGCTTTTCTAGAATATGCGTGGGATATGGGTAGTTGCGATCCGTGTTCTGCCGAACCTCTCAACCGCGAAGAACTCAAACAAGCAGGTGTATTTTGGCTAGATAGTCCTCCTGATATTTACCAATCAGCGCCTTTTCGCGGTTCAATAATTCCGTCTAGTAATGTCTTCATCACTCGTTTGCACGTTCGCTATACGCGTGATAAATTCCCCGAAGACTTAATGTTTCAAGCAACTTCTAACCGCGAAAATTTCCAATGGCGTTATATTTTGCAACATCCTTTTACAGGTGAAGTCAAATGTCAGGCAGGCAGAGAATATAAACGCTCTTTAGCCAAACGTTTTGAACAAGAAGCGCAGACTCTTGCTAAATTAACTAACTGGAAAATTCAGGATATTCGTAGAAGAATGAAGTTAGAGGGGCAGGTAAGTACTTCCTCAATTAATTCTTGGTGGCAAATGGTGCTTTCTTGGCTAGGGCTGTAG
- a CDS encoding RnfABCDGE type electron transport complex subunit D produces MLFQDTRDYQILFLSLFLVLGIGTRDWTLHPEFIGVTIATCLSTQWIFSVINKWREALQQEESGRDGEDREEFTLITSSTPCLCVPAFPRPRVLPLPMSSFRSPLITSLGLSLLLRADHWTTMAFAAVVAIASKFVFKIDDKHFFNPANFGIISALVLTSDAWVSPGQWGEEWWYGLLFVGTGGMVLKRIGRWDTTAAFLGVYAGLEASRNLWLGWTWDVYWHRLMSGSLLVFALFMVTDPRSIPNSRIGRVIWAVAIATLTFILRNYFFLSTAVFWALFILAPFTILLDVIWQAPRFGWEVGEGGEVGERETKEVINHQLITTNHCTGGF; encoded by the coding sequence ATGCTGTTCCAAGATACACGAGACTATCAAATACTTTTTCTCTCTCTATTCCTAGTTTTGGGGATAGGTACAAGAGATTGGACGTTACATCCGGAATTTATAGGAGTAACAATTGCCACCTGTTTGTCAACACAATGGATATTCTCAGTGATAAATAAGTGGAGAGAAGCCCTGCAACAAGAGGAGAGTGGGAGAGATGGGGAAGATAGGGAAGAATTTACTCTTATCACTTCCTCAACTCCTTGTCTTTGCGTCCCCGCGTTCCCGCGTCCCCGCGTCCTCCCCCTCCCTATGTCCTCTTTCCGTAGTCCTTTGATTACTTCTTTAGGACTTAGCCTACTGTTGCGGGCTGATCATTGGACAACAATGGCTTTTGCTGCGGTAGTAGCGATCGCCAGCAAATTTGTCTTCAAAATCGACGATAAACATTTTTTCAATCCTGCCAATTTTGGCATTATTTCTGCCTTGGTACTAACTTCCGATGCCTGGGTTTCCCCTGGACAGTGGGGTGAGGAATGGTGGTATGGGCTGTTATTTGTCGGAACTGGGGGCATGGTTCTCAAGCGGATTGGACGCTGGGACACTACAGCAGCTTTTTTGGGTGTATACGCTGGTTTGGAGGCGAGCCGCAACCTTTGGTTAGGTTGGACTTGGGATGTTTACTGGCATCGCTTGATGAGCGGCTCTTTACTAGTGTTTGCATTGTTCATGGTGACAGATCCGCGCTCAATTCCTAATTCAAGAATCGGACGTGTGATTTGGGCAGTAGCGATCGCCACATTGACTTTTATTTTGCGGAATTACTTCTTTCTTTCCACCGCAGTTTTCTGGGCATTATTCATCCTTGCTCCATTTACCATCCTGCTGGATGTGATTTGGCAAGCACCGCGTTTTGGATGGGAAGTTGGGGAAGGTGGGGAAGTGGGGGAGAGGGAGACAAAGGAAGTAATAAACCATCAACTCATAACTACTAACCACTGTACGGGCGGGTTTTAA
- a CDS encoding polysaccharide deacetylase family protein: MQFYPLFPVLHPILKPRFPDCLWEGDRNSKFIALSFDDGPHPQYTPQLLKVLDRYNITANFFWLGACVNRSPEIAKEICDRGHWIGLHGYDHRNFPMLTPNDLKQSLEKTQVAIYQACNLEPQQVRDVRPPNGLFTPKTLNFLRQWDYRAVMWSVVPEDWVRPGVAAVVQRVLKNINNGSIIVLHDGVCGGEDVAEIAQVLIPLLLQQGYQFVTIDTLWQQVKQRAEVVKVKGELKI; this comes from the coding sequence ATGCAGTTTTATCCTCTATTTCCGGTTTTGCACCCAATCCTCAAACCCCGCTTTCCTGATTGTCTGTGGGAAGGCGATCGCAATTCCAAATTTATCGCCTTATCGTTTGATGATGGCCCTCATCCCCAATACACGCCGCAACTATTAAAAGTTTTAGATCGTTACAACATTACAGCAAATTTCTTTTGGTTGGGTGCTTGTGTCAACCGTTCGCCAGAAATAGCAAAAGAGATATGCGATCGTGGACACTGGATCGGATTGCACGGTTACGATCATCGCAATTTTCCCATGCTCACTCCCAACGACTTAAAGCAAAGCCTAGAGAAAACCCAAGTTGCTATCTATCAAGCCTGTAACCTCGAACCTCAACAAGTACGTGATGTCCGTCCCCCCAACGGTTTATTTACACCCAAAACACTGAATTTTCTACGTCAGTGGGATTATCGAGCTGTGATGTGGAGCGTTGTACCAGAAGATTGGGTAAGACCGGGAGTTGCAGCTGTTGTACAGCGTGTACTTAAGAATATAAACAACGGCTCTATTATTGTGTTACATGATGGAGTTTGTGGTGGAGAAGATGTAGCCGAAATCGCACAAGTTCTCATTCCCCTACTCCTGCAACAAGGCTATCAATTTGTAACCATAGATACTCTTTGGCAGCAAGTAAAGCAGAGAGCGGAAGTAGTAAAGGTAAAGGGAGAATTAAAAATTTAG
- a CDS encoding helix-turn-helix transcriptional regulator encodes MKKVRPRIAFLREKAGLTQLELSRLVGVTESTIQNWESGRTGTEQIERIIKFCKALNCQVEDLIDSVDESPQEAAAKPGSLQDIHNLLGTDEPSSTINTDNTDSEDSQKRQVSH; translated from the coding sequence GTGAAAAAGGTAAGACCAAGGATAGCTTTTCTACGTGAGAAGGCAGGGTTAACCCAGTTGGAGTTGTCGCGTCTTGTAGGCGTGACGGAAAGCACTATCCAGAATTGGGAGAGTGGTAGAACGGGAACAGAACAAATAGAACGAATTATTAAGTTTTGCAAAGCTTTGAATTGCCAAGTAGAAGATTTGATTGATTCTGTGGACGAATCACCACAAGAGGCAGCCGCAAAGCCAGGTTCTCTACAAGATATACATAATCTTTTAGGGACTGATGAGCCTTCATCTACTATTAATACCGATAATACCGACTCAGAAGATTCTCAAAAGCGGCAAGTTAGTCATTAG
- a CDS encoding PIN domain-containing protein encodes MIKILLDADLILEILINRNTFEEDVSKLMDIVHPSIRMYITEIGWQKIYTYTKCLQNHKIAEIVINWLQDKIRIFTVEQTILQQARSSPLKDFESAVELVCANYEKLDAIVTHNLNNFAEAPNKYLIWSLGEFWVRANLEIQLKITSSN; translated from the coding sequence GTGATCAAGATTTTATTAGATGCTGATCTCATATTAGAGATTTTGATAAATCGCAACACTTTTGAAGAAGATGTGAGCAAATTAATGGATATAGTACATCCATCAATTCGGATGTACATAACAGAAATTGGCTGGCAAAAAATATATACTTATACTAAATGCTTACAGAATCATAAAATTGCAGAGATAGTCATTAATTGGTTACAAGATAAAATCAGAATTTTTACTGTTGAGCAAACAATCCTTCAGCAAGCACGTTCCTCACCCCTCAAGGATTTTGAATCTGCTGTAGAATTAGTTTGTGCTAATTATGAAAAACTAGATGCAATTGTCACTCACAATCTAAATAATTTTGCTGAAGCTCCAAATAAATATTTGATTTGGTCGCTAGGAGAATTTTGGGTACGTGCAAATTTAGAAATTCAGCTAAAAATAACCAGTTCTAATTAA
- a CDS encoding acylphosphatase, whose product MSQLIRAHVFISGRVQGVGYRFATVDTASQLGLSGWVRNLPDGRVEAVFEGVQEVVEEMIRWCHQGPPAAIVKDVVVEYAQPEGLRRFDVRR is encoded by the coding sequence ATGTCGCAACTAATCCGCGCCCACGTATTCATTTCGGGAAGAGTGCAAGGCGTAGGCTATCGCTTTGCCACTGTTGATACAGCTAGCCAGCTAGGATTGAGTGGTTGGGTACGAAATCTCCCTGATGGCAGGGTAGAAGCAGTGTTTGAAGGAGTACAAGAAGTTGTTGAGGAGATGATTCGCTGGTGTCATCAAGGCCCACCCGCAGCTATAGTCAAGGATGTAGTGGTCGAGTATGCACAACCAGAGGGATTGCGTAGATTTGATGTTAGACGTTAA
- a CDS encoding site-2 protease family protein, with protein MAVWFLLLLGLITYLMVQRSVAQITRTPVWLLWLILMTPALLWTGWTVMYGTNQPLPRSLMIWPLIICPLLYWVLFQWGRQLPNNKQTEPQTPKSESAVNTTPKPLPVRPLEQNEETQLRNCFPWSIYYVQNIEYRPQAVICRGQLRTKPTQAYQQIKENIEASFGDRFLVIFQEGLNGKPFFVLVPNTQAAKTNASSTEQLTRPGLALLLLAITLVTTTLVGARIAGVIPTAALQSDPAMFLQGLPYALALIFILGIHELGHYLTARYYKIRSTLPYFIPIPFFLGTFGAFIQMRSPVPNRKALFDVSIAGPVAGFVATLPLLIWGLANSEVVPLPSERTGFLNPDALNPRYSILLALFSKLALGNQLTPQSAIDLHPVAVAACLGLIVTALNLMPVGQLDGGHIIHAMFGQRSAVVIGQISRLLLLLLSLIQPGFFLWAIVLLFIPLMDEPALNDVTELDNKRDIGGLLAMALLVLIVLPVPQAIANLLQI; from the coding sequence ATGGCTGTTTGGTTTCTTCTTTTATTGGGACTAATTACCTATCTAATGGTGCAACGCAGTGTCGCTCAAATCACTCGGACGCCAGTTTGGCTCTTGTGGTTGATATTAATGACACCAGCACTACTATGGACTGGATGGACAGTGATGTACGGTACGAATCAACCTCTGCCGCGATCGCTAATGATTTGGCCGTTAATTATTTGCCCTTTGTTATACTGGGTGTTGTTTCAATGGGGGCGGCAACTGCCAAATAACAAACAGACTGAACCCCAAACGCCGAAATCAGAATCGGCCGTAAATACTACCCCAAAACCGTTACCTGTGCGTCCCCTTGAACAAAACGAAGAAACCCAGCTACGTAATTGTTTTCCTTGGTCTATATACTACGTTCAAAATATTGAGTATAGACCTCAAGCTGTTATCTGTCGGGGTCAGTTAAGAACTAAGCCAACACAAGCTTATCAACAAATTAAAGAGAATATTGAAGCAAGTTTTGGCGATCGCTTTTTAGTGATTTTTCAAGAAGGTTTAAATGGTAAACCCTTCTTTGTGCTTGTTCCAAACACACAAGCTGCCAAAACTAACGCAAGTTCAACTGAACAGCTAACACGTCCAGGACTAGCGCTACTACTATTAGCAATAACTTTAGTAACTACTACCTTAGTGGGAGCGAGAATAGCTGGTGTTATACCTACAGCAGCCCTCCAATCCGACCCAGCCATGTTTTTGCAGGGATTGCCGTACGCCCTAGCTTTAATATTTATATTGGGCATTCATGAGCTTGGTCACTATCTCACAGCCAGATACTATAAGATTCGCTCCACCTTACCCTATTTCATTCCCATCCCATTTTTCTTAGGAACCTTTGGCGCATTTATTCAGATGCGCAGCCCTGTACCCAACCGCAAGGCTTTATTTGATGTCAGTATCGCTGGGCCTGTCGCAGGTTTTGTAGCTACACTACCATTATTAATATGGGGATTAGCTAATTCTGAAGTGGTTCCTTTACCGAGCGAAAGAACAGGATTTTTGAATCCAGATGCTCTTAATCCCAGATACTCTATTTTGTTAGCGCTGTTCTCGAAATTAGCGTTGGGAAACCAGTTAACACCACAATCAGCTATAGATCTACACCCAGTTGCAGTCGCTGCTTGTTTAGGACTGATTGTAACTGCTTTAAATTTGATGCCCGTAGGACAATTAGATGGGGGACATATCATCCATGCAATGTTTGGGCAACGAAGTGCAGTCGTAATCGGTCAAATTTCCCGTTTGCTGCTATTGCTGCTTTCTTTGATACAGCCCGGATTTTTCTTGTGGGCAATTGTCTTGTTATTTATACCTTTGATGGACGAACCAGCGCTCAATGACGTTACTGAATTAGATAACAAACGCGATATCGGGGGACTACTGGCAATGGCTTTGTTAGTTCTGATTGTCCTACCAGTACCGCAGGCGATCGCTAATTTGTTGCAGATTTAA
- a CDS encoding MBL fold metallo-hydrolase, translating into MCPLPQESSQIVKPPREVLSYEVPSGGFLGSDFALDTIFAFPPNRDTLGGTAYFIVRNEGNILVDCPAFDQTNQDFMRSHGGVSWLFITHRSAIGKAAEFQKNFNCNILIQEQEAYLLPELALTTFHQEFTLNSATQIIWTPGHSPGSSCLHYKEFGGVLFSGRHLVPNQQGEPVPLRTAKTFHWTRQIKSIKALLESFSPDTLLYICPGANTGYLRGKRVIDNAYERLANLDLEALLQVQAII; encoded by the coding sequence ATGTGTCCCTTGCCTCAAGAGTCAAGTCAGATTGTTAAACCACCACGAGAAGTCCTCAGTTACGAAGTTCCAAGCGGAGGTTTCCTCGGATCGGACTTCGCGCTAGATACTATTTTCGCATTTCCACCAAATCGGGACACGTTAGGGGGAACCGCTTATTTTATTGTAAGAAATGAAGGCAATATCCTGGTTGATTGTCCGGCATTTGACCAAACAAATCAGGATTTCATGCGATCGCACGGTGGTGTAAGCTGGCTATTTATCACTCATAGGAGTGCTATTGGTAAGGCAGCTGAATTTCAGAAAAACTTTAACTGCAATATTCTGATTCAAGAACAAGAGGCTTATTTGTTGCCGGAATTAGCCTTAACTACCTTTCATCAAGAATTTACTTTGAATTCAGCCACCCAAATCATTTGGACTCCTGGACATTCTCCTGGCTCATCTTGTCTTCACTACAAAGAATTTGGGGGCGTACTATTTTCAGGGCGTCATTTAGTTCCTAACCAACAAGGTGAACCAGTACCATTGCGAACAGCAAAAACTTTTCACTGGACTCGGCAAATTAAGAGTATTAAAGCTTTATTAGAAAGCTTTTCACCTGATACACTTCTATATATTTGTCCTGGTGCAAACACTGGTTATCTTCGTGGTAAACGTGTAATAGATAATGCTTATGAGCGTTTAGCGAATCTAGATTTAGAAGCTTTGCTGCAAGTGCAAGCAATCATCTAA
- the ctpA gene encoding carboxyl-terminal processing protease CtpA produces MGLMHKRVFRISLSVVLAFWLGFCSFCQPATALTEEQKLVTEVWRIVNRTYLDDTFNHQNWAAVRQKVLSAALTDQKAAYAAIGKMLKSLNDPFTRFLDPEQYRSLQVNTSGELTGVGLQIALNQQTGKLEVVTPISGSPAEKAGIRPRDRIVKIEGVSTENLTLDEAATKMRGPIGSLVTLLIERDGEGEKEFRVPRDRISLNPVVAELRNTTQGVPLGYIRLTQFNANAPMELAHAINNLEKKGAAAYILDLRNNPGGLLQAGIEVARLWLNSGTIVYTVNRQGIQGSFESFGPALTDDPLVVLVNQGTASASEILAGALQDNGRATLVGETTFGKGLIQSLFELSDGSGLAVTIAKYETPNHKDINKLGIKPDQIVASEPITYEQIGTELDHQYQTALEMLAKNSVVAAKAA; encoded by the coding sequence ATGGGGTTAATGCACAAACGGGTTTTTCGGATTAGCTTGTCAGTTGTTTTGGCGTTTTGGCTTGGATTTTGCAGCTTTTGTCAACCAGCAACAGCTTTGACTGAAGAACAAAAGCTGGTAACAGAAGTGTGGCGAATTGTAAATCGCACTTATTTAGATGACACGTTTAACCATCAAAACTGGGCGGCGGTACGACAAAAAGTTCTTTCTGCGGCTCTTACAGATCAAAAAGCAGCATACGCAGCAATCGGAAAGATGCTCAAGAGCCTCAACGATCCTTTTACCCGTTTTTTAGATCCGGAGCAGTACCGCAGTTTGCAGGTAAATACTTCTGGGGAACTGACAGGAGTGGGATTGCAAATTGCTTTAAATCAACAAACAGGAAAGCTGGAAGTCGTGACTCCCATTAGCGGTTCTCCAGCAGAAAAAGCAGGAATTCGCCCACGTGATCGCATTGTCAAAATTGAGGGTGTTTCGACAGAAAATCTGACTCTAGACGAAGCTGCAACCAAAATGCGTGGCCCTATTGGTAGTTTAGTCACACTGCTGATAGAACGAGACGGAGAAGGAGAAAAAGAATTTAGAGTACCGCGCGATCGCATTAGTCTTAATCCTGTAGTAGCCGAGTTACGCAACACTACCCAAGGAGTACCTCTTGGCTATATTCGTCTCACTCAATTTAATGCCAACGCTCCAATGGAATTAGCACACGCCATCAATAATTTAGAAAAAAAAGGTGCGGCTGCCTACATTTTAGATTTGCGAAATAATCCCGGCGGGCTATTACAAGCAGGAATTGAAGTTGCTCGCCTGTGGTTAAACTCTGGCACTATAGTTTACACAGTTAATCGCCAAGGTATTCAAGGCAGTTTTGAATCATTTGGTCCAGCATTGACAGATGATCCGCTAGTTGTGTTAGTAAATCAAGGAACTGCTAGTGCTAGTGAGATTCTTGCAGGCGCACTGCAAGATAACGGTCGTGCTACCCTAGTTGGAGAAACTACCTTTGGTAAAGGTTTGATTCAATCGCTGTTTGAATTGTCCGATGGTTCTGGTTTAGCAGTAACAATTGCTAAGTACGAAACTCCTAATCACAAAGATATTAATAAGTTGGGTATTAAGCCAGACCAAATTGTCGCTTCTGAACCGATTACCTATGAGCAAATTGGTACAGAATTAGACCATCAATATCAAACTGCTTTGGAAATGCTTGCGAAAAACTCAGTCGTAGCAGCAAAAGCAGCGTGA
- the petB gene encoding cytochrome b6, with the protein MANVYDWFEERLEIQALADDVTSKYVPPHVNIFYCLGGITLTCFLIQFATGFAMTFYYKPTVTEAYASVQYIMNDVNFGWLIRSIHRWSASMMVLMMILHVFRVYLTGGFKKPRELTWVSGVILAVITVSFGVTGYSLPWDQVGYWAVKIVSGVPEAIPVVGVLISDLLRGGSSVGQATLTRYYSAHTFVLPWLIAVFMLLHFLMIRKQGISGPL; encoded by the coding sequence ATGGCCAACGTTTACGACTGGTTTGAGGAGCGCTTAGAGATTCAAGCGCTCGCTGACGATGTAACCAGCAAGTACGTCCCTCCCCACGTCAACATCTTCTACTGCTTGGGTGGAATTACTCTGACTTGCTTTTTAATCCAGTTTGCGACTGGATTTGCGATGACATTTTACTACAAGCCAACCGTTACAGAAGCTTATGCCTCTGTACAGTACATCATGAATGACGTGAACTTCGGTTGGCTGATTCGCTCCATTCATCGCTGGTCTGCCAGCATGATGGTGTTAATGATGATTTTGCACGTATTCCGGGTTTACCTCACTGGCGGTTTCAAAAAGCCTCGTGAATTGACTTGGGTTAGTGGTGTCATCCTAGCTGTGATCACCGTTTCTTTTGGCGTGACTGGCTACTCTTTGCCTTGGGATCAAGTTGGCTACTGGGCTGTAAAAATCGTGAGCGGTGTACCAGAAGCTATCCCTGTAGTCGGTGTTTTAATTTCTGACCTATTGCGCGGCGGTTCCAGCGTTGGACAAGCGACATTAACTCGTTATTACAGCGCTCATACCTTTGTGCTACCTTGGTTGATTGCCGTCTTCATGCTGCTGCACTTCTTGATGATCCGCAAACAAGGTATTTCTGGCCCATTGTAA
- the petD gene encoding cytochrome b6-f complex subunit IV, protein MATLKKPDLSDPKLRAKLAKGMGHNYYGEPAWPNDLLYVFPVVIMGSFACIVALSVLDPAMVGEPANPFATPLEILPEWYLYPVFQILRSVPNKLLGVLLMASVPLGLILVPFIENVNKFQNPFRRPVATAIFLFGTLVTIWLGIGATFPLDKSLTLGLF, encoded by the coding sequence ATGGCAACACTAAAAAAACCAGACCTCAGCGATCCTAAATTAAGAGCTAAACTGGCAAAAGGCATGGGTCATAACTACTATGGCGAACCAGCTTGGCCTAATGACTTGCTGTATGTATTCCCTGTTGTAATTATGGGAAGCTTTGCTTGTATTGTGGCTCTATCAGTGCTAGATCCGGCTATGGTCGGAGAACCAGCAAATCCTTTCGCCACGCCCTTGGAAATTTTACCAGAGTGGTATTTATATCCTGTATTTCAAATTTTGCGCTCAGTTCCTAACAAACTTTTAGGGGTGTTATTAATGGCGTCTGTACCCCTGGGGCTGATTCTTGTTCCCTTCATCGAAAACGTCAATAAGTTTCAAAACCCCTTCCGCCGTCCAGTAGCGACAGCAATCTTTTTGTTTGGTACTCTAGTCACAATCTGGCTGGGTATTGGCGCTACCTTCCCATTAGATAAGTCCCTCACATTGGGTCTTTTCTAG